A part of Pungitius pungitius chromosome 15, fPunPun2.1, whole genome shotgun sequence genomic DNA contains:
- the LOC119209623 gene encoding SUN domain-containing ossification factor-like isoform X3, with translation MKMKPQLWRVVSVWLCVTVFCWCCSCYVGGTESLQEAQRPVSSQDVGSEEESGEKGRHHKIEENGVLPAHALSENEQFIERHWQIEELKTEDVNDDKNQNIEAFEVEEPAGEEKLETDEGISQPEWEHEQSSENPHPDTSITADEDSASQLPSSQLASEFAADLDDNSNPHNTHNPQDNIPDRVSYDAAEPEVIGSDLPPAHCEEEEENNPFDGDSGPPIVLENTSNVHTAGTKTESDPTPTSPTGHGTKHLDANASYVPQEKDTRSLVTKGPDTSVSTKDPEDIPTFDEWTRKMMEVENEKTQSTHTSNNVAPPSVKKVQKNFNNYASVECGAKILGSNPEAKSTSAILMENMDVYMLNPCSNKIWFIIELCEPIQVKQLDIANFELFSSTPKDFLVSISDRYPTNKWLKLGTFHGRDERTVQSFPLDEHLYAKYVKMFTKYIKVELLSHFGSEHFCPLSLIRVFGTSMVEEYEEIADHAERPDDQDDDLDYPPGYAPGEDKLSNNLIGSAKDVILKMVNNIAINVLGEGSVIPGNLSSQSVNVTEPSAQLETSSPTTDPTLVSDSEVEEIFPDPSILATVVPSKESTASEMSRAGTSEPELPQVDENIVIPLEKEEEESIGSTITLLDKDEFDEEKENRDQHEQRLQMQKCCPQLTSLSSSCSCAASLQEYLHRQCSTLLSKKKKCQAMKRKQVVIPILPPTCHVSLSPFACPGPLQHYIEVTQPHSVVSDQEQASEQETESEARPSETPPPPPGSPVESHKESRSEPPLLEPSQTSNLPPPSATDSSSAKPAPIVQTPQLSAEEPKPEKSQDVLAEDAHIEPSASLSSSISVNSGVSAAADDAAAAPNEEKSDTDGSKQEIKAPDKTDESPVLHPTTSPQSERHPDPPAVPESGTASPEVSPPDPDTTTTTELEAAGGPSHVTETKTEDFAEDGSTSAGGRPSSSLSDVYAEAPNGTEPNGNTVHGSSQKESVFMRLNNRIKALEMNMSLSGRYLEQLSQRYRKQMEEMQKAFNKTIIKLQNTSTIAEEQDQRQTESIQLLQGQLENLTQLVVNLSVRVSQLQDEVSDRQNYLLLSLVLCLCLGLLLCANHCRIPTGPPTTEPEPPTPKSYTYCCPERHFTSCDETGLKRRASYPLVQSLAATEGPEMLQAEETQSLCAANRKSHSFPHRGDGVR, from the exons ATGAAGATGAAACCGCAGTTGTGGCGAGTTGTGTCAGTGTGGCTGTGTGTAACCGTGTTCTGTTG GTGCTGTAGTTGTTATGTCGGTGGCACAGAGTCGCTCCAAGAGGCCCAGAGGCCAGTGTCCTCACAGGACGTCGGTTCGGAGGAAGAGTCAGGGGAAAAAGGTCGTCATCACAAG ATTGAGGAAAACGGTGTCCTACCGGCCCACGCCTTATCCGAAAACGAGCAGTTCATTGAGAGGCATTGGCAAATAGAGGAGCTGAAAACAGAAGATGTGAATGACGATAAAAATCAAAACATAGAG GCCTTTGAAGTAGAGGAGCCAGCTGGAGAGGAAAAGCTGGAGACAGACGAAGGAATATCACAACCTGAGTGGGAACATGAGCAAAGCTCTGAAAACCCACATCCTGACACGTCCATCACTGCAGACGAGGACTCGGCCTCCCAGCTGCCTTCGTCCCAACTGGCATCTGAATTTGCTGCTGACCTTGATGACAATTCAAACCCCCATAATACCCATAATCCTCAAGACAACATCCCTGATAG AGTTTCATACGATGCAGCTGAACCCGAGGTCATTGGTTCAGACCTGCCTCCAGCAcactgtgaagaagaagaagagaataaCCCATTTGATGGTGATAG CGGTCCTCCAATTGTTCTGGAGAACACGTCCAATGTTCACACTGCGGGAACTAAAACCGAGAGTGACCCAACTCCGACGTCTCCGACTGGTCACGGCACAAAACATCTGGACGCCAACGCCTCCTACGTGCCACAGGAGAAA GACACGAGGTCCCTCGTTACCAAAGGCCCAGATACCAGCGTGAGCACCAAAGACCCCGAGGACATCCCCACTTTTGATGAGTGGACCCGGAAGATGATGGAGGTCGAGAATGAGAAGA CTCAGTCAACTCACACTTCTAACAATGTGGCTCCTCCCTCGGTGAAGAAGGTACAAAAGAACTTCAATAACTACGCCTCAGTGGAGTGCGGAGCCAAGATCCTTGGTTCCAACCCAGAGGCAAAG AGCACTTCGGCCATTTTGATGGAGAACATGGACGTGTACATGCTAAACCCGTGCAGTAATAAAATCTG GTTCATCATCGAGCTCTGTGAGCCCATCCAGGTGAAGCAGCTGGACATCGCTAACTTTGAACTATTCTCCTCTACCCCCAAAGACTTTCTTGTCTCCATCAGTGACAG ATATCCGACAAACAAGTGGCTAAAGCTGGGAACCTTTCACGGCCGGGATGAACGCACAGTCCAGAGCTTCCCATTGGACGAGCATCTTTATGCTAAATATGTGAAG ATGTTCACCAAGTACATAAAG GTAGAGCTGCTCTCTCACTTTGGCTCTGAACATTTCTGTCCCCTGAGTCTCATACG GGTGTTTGGCACAAGCATGGTGGAAGAGTACGAGGAGATAGCTGATCACGCAGAAAGACCAGATGATCAGGACGATGACTTGG ATTATCCTCCTGGATATGCACCTGGTGAGGACAAGTTATCCAACAACCTGATTGGATCAGCAAAAG aTGTGATTTTGAAAATGGTCAATAACATTGCTATCAATGTTCTGGGTGAAGGCTCAGTGATCCCAG GTAACCTTTCGTCACAGAGCGTGAACGTGACTGAGCCATCAGCCCAACTTGAAACCAGCTCTCCGACTACAGACCCCACCTTGGT GTCAGACTCTGAAGTTGAAGAGATTTTTCCAGACCCCAGTATCCTCGCAACTGTGGTCCCGTCCAAAGAGAGCACTGCGTCAGAGATGTCCAGAGCCGGTACAAGCGAACCAGAGCTCCCCCAAGTGGATGAAAACATTGTCATTCCTctagagaaagaggaggaagaatcaATCGGCTCTACAATCACCCTTTTGGATAAGGACGAGTTtgatgaagagaaagagaacagGGATCAGCATGAGCAACGACTACAAATGCAGAAGTGCTGTCCACAGCTCActtccctttcttcctcttGCTCTTGCGCCGCTTCCCTCCAGGAGTATCTGCATCGGCAGTGTTCGACCCTGctgtccaaaaaaaagaaatgccaaGCTATGAAGAGAAAGCAGGTCGTTATTCCCATTCTACCCCCCACGTGCCATGTATCCCTGTCTCCCTTTGCATGCCCTGGACCTCTGCAGCATTACATTGAGGTAACTCAGCCCCACTCAGTGGTCAGTGATCAAGAGCAAGCCTCTGAACAGGAAACCGAGAGCGAAGCCAGACCGTCGGAAACgccacctcctcccccagggAGCCCGGTAGAATCTCACAAAGAGTCTCGGTCTGAACCTCCTCTGCTGGAGCCCAGTCAAACCTCCAACCTCCCCCCACCCAGTGCCACTGACTCATCCTCTGCCAAACCCGCCCCTATTGTGCAGACACCACAGCTGTCTGCTGAGGAGCCAAAGCCGGAAAAGAGCCAGGATGTGCTGGCAGAAGACGCGCACATTGAGCCCTCCGCCTCGCTCAGTAGCTCCATCTCTGTTAACTCCGGGGTCAGCGCAGCGGCGGACGATGCCGCTGCGGCGCCGAATGAGGAGAAGTCTGACACAGATGGCTCTAAACAAGAGATAAAAGCCCCCGATAAGACGGATGAATCCCCAGTCCTCCATCCCACCACCTCCCCCCAATCAGAACGTCACCCCGACCCGCCAGCTGTACCCGAAAGCGGCACCGCTTCCCCCGAAGTGTCCCCCCCTGATCcagacaccaccaccaccacagaaCTTGAGGCCGCCGGTGGTCCCTCGCACGTCACAGAAACTAAAACGGAGGACTTTGCGGAGGACGGCTCCACGTCGGCGGGCGGCAGGCCCTCCTCGTCCCTCTCGGACGTCTATGCCGAGGCCCCCAACGGCACGGAGCCCAACGGAAACACGGTGCACGGCTCCAGCCAGAAGGAGTCCGTCTTCATGAGACTCAACAACCGCATCAAGGCGCTGGAGATGAACATGTCACTCAGCGGACGCTACCTGGAGCAGCTGAGTCAGAG GTATCGAaagcagatggaggagatgcAGAAGGCTTTCAACAAAACCATCATTAAACTCCAGAACACGTCCACGATAGCAGAAGAACAG GACCAGCGTCAGACGGAGTCCATTCAGTTGCTGCAGGGCCAGCTGGAGAACTTGACCCAGCTGGTTGTCAACCTGTCGGTCAGAGTCAGCCAGCTGCAGGATGAG GTGTCAGACAGGCAGAATTATCTGCTGCTGTCTCTGGTGCTGTGTCTCTGCCTCGGCCTGCTGCTCTGTGCAAACCACTGCCGCATCCCCACCGGTCCTCCAACCACCGAACCGGAGCCACCCACACCCAAGAGCTACACCTACTGCTGTCCTGAAAG gcacttcacttcctgtgatGAGACGGGCCTGAAGAGGAGGGCATCCTACCCACTCGTACAATCACTCGCCGCCACTGAAG GCCCAGAAATGCTGCAGGCCGAGGAGACCCAGAGTCTCTGTGCGGCTAACAGAAAG TCTCACTCTTTTCCCCACAGAGGAGACGGCGTAAGATGA